In Maridesulfovibrio sp., the following proteins share a genomic window:
- a CDS encoding ABC transporter substrate-binding protein produces the protein MKKSLSIIIVMLLMLSFAGICSAAVENSPMVRLQAGIQGVIEILNSPQYKGNPAMIEEKKTKIRETIKDFFNFEELSKRSVGRPWLQFTPDEKERFIDLFTNLLERTYLARIEEYSGEKVAFDKETIIKGKYAQVDTRLLTGKQDIPVYYRMKLTDGEWDVYDVKIEGVSLVKNYRTQFAGILDTTNDKTFASSKKELFDRLEKKCKELKENPKAAIEDGTK, from the coding sequence ATGAAAAAATCATTATCCATAATTATCGTGATGCTTCTCATGCTAAGCTTTGCCGGAATTTGCTCAGCAGCTGTGGAGAATTCGCCCATGGTCCGGTTACAGGCCGGAATTCAAGGGGTGATTGAGATTCTTAACTCTCCCCAGTACAAGGGCAATCCTGCAATGATCGAGGAAAAAAAGACCAAGATACGTGAAACCATAAAAGATTTTTTCAACTTCGAAGAACTGTCCAAACGTTCTGTCGGGCGTCCCTGGCTACAATTCACGCCGGATGAAAAAGAAAGATTTATAGATCTTTTTACCAATCTTCTCGAACGGACATACCTTGCCAGAATTGAAGAATATTCCGGCGAAAAAGTTGCATTTGACAAAGAAACAATAATTAAGGGAAAATATGCACAGGTTGACACCCGTCTGCTGACAGGCAAACAGGACATTCCGGTTTACTACCGTATGAAACTTACAGACGGAGAATGGGATGTTTACGATGTTAAAATCGAAGGGGTGAGTCTGGTCAAAAACTACCGCACTCAATTCGCAGGCATCCTCGATACAACTAATGACAAAACCTTTGCTTCAAGTAAAAAAGAACTCTTTGATCGACTTGAGAAGAAATGCAAGGAACTCAAAGAGAACCCTAAAGCCGCAATTGAAGACGGCACAAAATAA
- a CDS encoding HD domain-containing protein, with translation MMKNLENRDKLTRLADFLFEVGMLRKTPRTGYQFLGSGSESVAEHSYRVAVLGYVLADMAGADMARTVFMCLFHDLHEARTGDFNYVNQIYNSSERDRSLRHTLAGTGLENKIFPHWEELEECETIESKLAQDADQLDFILNLKEEKDMGNTYAGKWLESALKRLRTDEGQQLADKIAETDHKDWWYLGPPTSWWENKNGLDDED, from the coding sequence ATGATGAAAAATCTTGAAAACCGAGACAAGTTGACAAGGCTTGCCGACTTCCTGTTCGAAGTCGGCATGCTGCGCAAAACACCGCGCACAGGTTATCAGTTCCTTGGTTCCGGTTCCGAGTCTGTAGCCGAGCATTCGTACCGTGTCGCAGTACTTGGCTATGTTTTGGCCGACATGGCTGGAGCGGATATGGCCCGCACAGTGTTCATGTGTCTTTTCCACGACCTGCACGAGGCCCGCACCGGTGATTTTAACTATGTAAACCAGATATACAACAGCAGCGAAAGGGATCGTTCATTGCGGCATACCCTTGCCGGAACCGGCCTTGAAAACAAGATTTTTCCACATTGGGAAGAGCTTGAAGAGTGCGAAACTATTGAATCCAAACTGGCTCAGGATGCTGATCAGCTGGATTTCATCCTTAACCTCAAAGAGGAAAAGGATATGGGTAATACTTATGCCGGTAAATGGCTTGAGTCAGCATTGAAACGGCTGCGTACTGATGAAGGTCAGCAGCTTGCTGATAAAATAGCAGAAACAGACCACAAAGACTGGTGGTATCTTGGCCCGCCGACTAGCTGGTGGGAAAATAAAAACGGCCTTGATGACGAAGACTGA
- the argJ gene encoding bifunctional glutamate N-acetyltransferase/amino-acid acetyltransferase ArgJ, translating into MLQTPKGYIFAALEAGFKYSGRNDLALILSEVPAIAAAVFTTNKFQAAPVTVGKEILAESQQVRGAIINAGLANACTGEEGLADCRESLILAAKYLGINDRDLLPASTGVIGPRFNMDKWREAASKLKTAIADSDPVKAAKAIMTTDKFPKLAWGEIECDGKPVRMLGMCKGAGMISPDMATLLGFVTCDAEVDPDWWQEALRRCIDKSFNCITVDGDTSTNDTIMAFANGAAGVKADTTEKKEALEALLLNICQELSYMIVQDAEGGTKIMHINVSGAASNQDAELIARAIGNSPLVKTALFGEDPNWGRIVAAAGRSGAEFNPATLTLSFGKIVVFEKGKPVEGDMDALLEPIMRKQDILVNINLGDGNGSSFLQASDLSHEYVNINADYRS; encoded by the coding sequence ATGCTTCAGACTCCTAAAGGATACATATTCGCAGCACTTGAGGCCGGATTCAAATATAGCGGCCGGAATGATTTGGCTCTGATTCTAAGTGAAGTGCCAGCTATCGCTGCTGCAGTTTTCACCACGAATAAATTTCAGGCAGCGCCCGTAACCGTCGGCAAAGAGATTCTGGCTGAATCACAGCAGGTTCGTGGAGCGATCATAAATGCTGGCCTGGCCAATGCCTGCACTGGAGAGGAAGGTCTCGCTGATTGCAGGGAAAGCCTGATCCTCGCAGCAAAATATCTTGGAATTAATGATCGTGACCTTCTCCCGGCTTCAACCGGGGTAATTGGTCCGCGTTTCAACATGGATAAATGGCGTGAAGCTGCTTCCAAGCTGAAAACAGCAATCGCTGACAGCGATCCGGTCAAAGCGGCTAAAGCCATCATGACTACTGATAAATTTCCTAAACTGGCCTGGGGCGAGATAGAGTGCGACGGCAAACCCGTACGCATGCTCGGCATGTGCAAAGGAGCGGGAATGATCTCGCCGGACATGGCTACCCTGCTCGGTTTTGTGACCTGTGATGCTGAAGTTGACCCTGACTGGTGGCAGGAAGCCCTGCGCCGCTGCATCGACAAAAGCTTCAACTGTATAACAGTTGACGGCGATACAAGCACAAACGATACCATCATGGCCTTTGCCAACGGAGCTGCCGGAGTCAAAGCTGACACAACTGAGAAAAAAGAAGCCCTTGAAGCACTTCTGCTCAATATCTGTCAGGAGCTATCTTATATGATAGTCCAGGATGCCGAAGGCGGAACCAAAATCATGCATATCAATGTTTCCGGTGCTGCGTCGAATCAGGATGCAGAGCTCATCGCCCGTGCGATTGGAAACTCTCCGCTGGTAAAAACAGCTCTCTTCGGCGAAGACCCCAACTGGGGCCGCATTGTTGCGGCAGCAGGCCGGAGCGGAGCTGAATTTAATCCCGCCACCTTGACTTTAAGCTTCGGTAAAATAGTCGTTTTCGAAAAAGGCAAACCTGTAGAGGGTGATATGGATGCCCTGCTGGAACCGATTATGCGCAAGCAGGATATACTGGTGAATATCAACCTTGGAGATGGTAACGGCTCTTCTTTTCTGCAAGCTTCCGATCTCAGCCACGAATATGTCAATATCAACGCTGACTACAGGTCATAA
- the mlaD gene encoding outer membrane lipid asymmetry maintenance protein MlaD, whose amino-acid sequence MKKYPKETAVGFFVFLGLLCIIYMSVKLGDLHVFADDHYSVTASFNDVTGLRVNSPVEMMGVPIGYVNQINLDLERQKAVLTLSIEKRIELTDDAIASVKTSGLIGDKYIKITPGGVGDPIEPGGAIIETESAIDIEDLISKYVFGKV is encoded by the coding sequence ATGAAAAAATATCCCAAAGAAACAGCGGTCGGATTTTTCGTCTTTCTCGGTCTGCTCTGTATTATCTACATGAGTGTCAAGCTTGGCGACTTGCATGTTTTTGCTGACGACCACTATTCTGTGACTGCCAGCTTCAACGATGTAACCGGGCTCCGGGTCAACTCCCCTGTGGAGATGATGGGGGTCCCCATCGGATACGTCAACCAGATCAACCTTGACCTGGAAAGGCAGAAAGCTGTGCTGACCTTGAGCATCGAAAAACGCATTGAACTTACCGATGATGCCATTGCTTCAGTAAAAACGAGCGGGCTTATCGGTGATAAATATATCAAAATAACTCCCGGCGGCGTAGGCGATCCCATTGAGCCCGGCGGAGCAATAATTGAAACCGAGTCTGCGATTGATATTGAAGACTTGATCAGCAAGTATGTTTTTGGCAAAGTTTAA
- a CDS encoding aconitate hydratase gives MGLNITEKIISAHLLNGEMKPGTEVGLRIDQTLTQDATGTMAYLQFEAMGIEKVQTELSVSYVDHNTLQMGFRNPDDHQYLRTVAAKHGVVFSPAGTGICHQLHLENFAKPGKTLIGSDSHTPTAGGLGSLAMGAGGLSVALAMAGQPYSIPMPKVVKVELSGNLTGWASAKDIILKLLEIKTVKGGVGVVFEFGGEGVKSLSVPERAVITNMGAELGATTSIFPSDENTKEFLKAMGREEDWTELVADADATYAEVVKINLSELEPLVAQPHMPDRVVTVKSLAGLKVNQCAIGSCTNSSYSDLKTTALILQDQQLPEGVDLMISPGSKQVLKMLASDGLIANFIDSGARLLECTCGPCIGMGGSPTSAGVSVRTFNRNFEGRSGTQDAQVYLASPQTAAKLALAGEFTDPATWGTPPAKIDFPAEVPSIRHLFIFPPENRKDVEIVRGPNIVPLETFSALPDKISSEIRLKVEDDITTDHILPAGAQITALRSNIPAISEYIFSRVDEGFVGRMKAAENGIILGGENYGQGSSREHAALGPRHLGVVAVITKSLARIHRANLVNFGILPLVLSEKSDYDKLSAGSKITIDTTSITPGGETVVTADGAEIKVKNDLSAKELDIIRAGGLLNYVGKQL, from the coding sequence ATGGGTTTAAATATTACAGAAAAGATCATATCCGCTCATCTTTTAAATGGAGAAATGAAACCGGGCACTGAAGTCGGCCTGCGTATTGATCAGACACTTACTCAGGATGCCACCGGTACGATGGCGTATCTACAATTTGAAGCCATGGGTATCGAAAAAGTCCAGACCGAACTTTCCGTAAGTTACGTGGACCACAACACCCTGCAGATGGGTTTCCGCAACCCGGATGATCATCAGTACCTGCGCACTGTTGCCGCCAAACACGGCGTTGTATTTTCTCCCGCCGGAACTGGAATCTGTCACCAGCTGCATCTGGAAAACTTCGCAAAGCCGGGCAAAACTTTGATCGGTTCTGACAGCCACACTCCCACTGCCGGGGGACTCGGGTCTCTTGCAATGGGTGCTGGCGGTCTTTCCGTTGCACTGGCCATGGCAGGACAGCCATATTCCATTCCCATGCCTAAAGTTGTAAAGGTTGAACTTAGTGGCAACCTGACTGGATGGGCTTCCGCAAAAGACATCATCCTCAAACTTCTGGAAATCAAGACCGTTAAAGGCGGCGTTGGTGTTGTATTTGAATTCGGAGGAGAAGGCGTTAAATCCCTATCTGTTCCTGAACGTGCGGTCATAACCAACATGGGCGCTGAACTTGGTGCAACTACATCTATCTTTCCGAGTGATGAAAATACCAAGGAATTCCTCAAAGCCATGGGCCGTGAAGAAGATTGGACTGAACTAGTTGCCGACGCTGACGCCACCTACGCAGAAGTTGTTAAAATCAACCTTTCAGAACTGGAACCGCTGGTAGCTCAACCGCATATGCCGGACCGGGTTGTGACCGTTAAGTCTCTTGCCGGGCTCAAGGTTAACCAGTGCGCAATCGGTTCCTGCACCAACTCTTCCTACTCCGACCTGAAAACAACGGCTTTGATCCTTCAGGACCAGCAGCTGCCTGAAGGCGTTGACCTGATGATCTCCCCCGGTTCCAAGCAGGTTCTCAAAATGCTTGCTTCCGACGGGCTGATCGCCAACTTTATTGATTCCGGTGCCAGACTTCTGGAATGTACCTGCGGTCCCTGCATCGGAATGGGCGGCTCCCCAACTTCTGCCGGAGTCAGCGTACGTACCTTCAACCGTAACTTTGAAGGCCGCAGCGGAACACAGGATGCACAGGTTTACCTGGCAAGTCCTCAGACAGCGGCCAAACTTGCTCTGGCCGGTGAATTTACCGATCCGGCAACCTGGGGAACTCCACCCGCCAAGATAGACTTCCCCGCGGAAGTTCCTTCCATCCGCCACCTGTTCATCTTTCCGCCAGAAAACAGAAAGGATGTTGAAATCGTGCGCGGACCGAATATTGTTCCCCTTGAAACATTTTCAGCCCTTCCGGATAAGATTTCATCTGAAATCCGCCTCAAGGTCGAAGACGATATCACTACTGACCATATTCTTCCCGCAGGTGCTCAGATTACTGCGTTGCGTTCCAACATTCCGGCAATCAGTGAATACATTTTCAGCCGTGTTGATGAAGGATTTGTAGGTCGCATGAAAGCAGCTGAAAACGGGATAATTCTCGGCGGTGAAAACTATGGACAGGGTTCCAGCCGCGAACACGCAGCTCTCGGCCCCCGTCATCTGGGCGTAGTTGCCGTAATTACCAAGTCACTTGCTCGCATTCATAGAGCAAATCTTGTCAATTTTGGTATTCTGCCCCTTGTACTCTCTGAAAAGAGTGATTACGACAAACTGTCTGCGGGAAGTAAAATAACCATCGACACAACCAGCATTACCCCCGGCGGCGAAACTGTTGTCACTGCGGACGGTGCTGAAATCAAGGTTAAAAACGATCTCTCGGCAAAAGAACTTGATATCATTAGAGCCGGCGGTCTGCTGAACTACGTCGGTAAACAACTGTAA
- a CDS encoding ATP-binding cassette domain-containing protein, with amino-acid sequence MNSSAPDIRIENLTIGYDGTPVVSGINATIPGGGISVILGRSGCGKSTLLKNILKLHAPLGGAVYLGRHNIYTLKRKAFRCLKQRIGVLFQDGALLGALNLFDNVALPLREHTRLKHSEIHEVVKSKLSLVGLENFMDYYPNELSGGMRKRAGLARAMVMDPDILFCDEPTSGLDPINSAELDGLLLELKERFDMTIVVVSHDLASMETIADYVMVLGEGKTLFKGSKEELLDTDDPYLRQFLDREGEKRQSPRVTMAPLDPSMMKMDCTKYIGDLKSN; translated from the coding sequence ATGAATTCTTCAGCTCCTGATATCAGAATTGAAAACCTGACCATCGGATACGATGGAACTCCGGTAGTTTCTGGAATTAATGCAACCATTCCCGGTGGCGGGATATCTGTTATTCTGGGACGATCAGGCTGCGGCAAATCAACATTGCTCAAGAATATTCTTAAACTGCATGCGCCCTTAGGCGGTGCCGTTTATCTGGGCAGACACAATATTTACACTCTCAAACGCAAAGCATTTCGCTGCCTGAAACAGCGGATAGGCGTTCTCTTTCAAGACGGAGCTTTGCTCGGTGCTCTGAATCTCTTTGACAATGTGGCTTTACCCCTGCGGGAACATACCAGACTCAAGCATTCAGAAATCCACGAAGTGGTAAAGTCCAAACTGAGTCTTGTTGGACTCGAAAATTTCATGGACTACTATCCCAACGAACTTTCCGGAGGGATGCGCAAAAGAGCCGGGCTGGCACGGGCTATGGTAATGGACCCGGATATCCTCTTTTGTGATGAACCGACCTCTGGCTTAGATCCTATAAACTCTGCCGAACTTGACGGACTCTTACTTGAACTCAAAGAAAGGTTCGATATGACCATCGTTGTGGTCAGCCACGATCTGGCCAGCATGGAAACCATCGCCGACTACGTAATGGTTCTCGGTGAAGGCAAAACTCTTTTCAAGGGGAGTAAGGAAGAGTTGCTCGACACTGATGATCCGTACCTGAGACAGTTTCTGGATCGGGAAGGAGAAAAGCGGCAAAGTCCACGTGTTACTATGGCTCCACTTGATCCTTCAATGATGAAAATGGATTGCACCAAGTACATTGGTGATTTGAAAAGCAATTAA
- a CDS encoding SurA N-terminal domain-containing protein, producing the protein MMDILRQNAQSWGIKIAFGIIIAVFIFAFGAGGFNGNTDPVIAYVNEQPIPTQEFMQSYRENAEALRAQNPNLDSDQLQSPEFKKFVLEQMISQRLLDAEAKQLGLSVSNSELSYNISRIPAFSDKDGNFDMNLYQAFLKSRSMSAASFENSMRNSAMITKLQEYVTLPVKPTEADARSLFDAASEKVQIDYYYVPGADFLKSINITDKQIEDYYTANPDKFAIPARSVVKYIAFTPEELSINETVSPEEVTAYYEAHKDSFLQDNQVKASHILITVAEDAPQKDVDAAEKKIKKILAKAKSGQDFAKLAQRYSEGPSKTKGGELGWFGKGAMVKPFEDAAFALKKGEISDPVRTRFGWHLIKLDDIREAGQKDLDQVKNEITSIIAQEKAADSITDKLDHAIDLLASGLKLDKVSEELGIAFKTSEKATAQTLANAFGMTESAAQTIIALPEGNSTDMPIAIDSGYILVEKEKDIPPSLKPLNDEKENIAEVLTQQHALQQAKSMANDLKEKLLNKETEDKTFSSIKKNLKTSAPFGRDGFVPNLGMNRKLADAAFAAKKDQWLPEVYELPGGYVVARLDERIPPKEETWAAQKSMFINALFQQRANELFGAFLAELRAKAKIEYVRKDLLN; encoded by the coding sequence ATGATGGACATTCTGCGCCAAAATGCCCAGAGCTGGGGCATCAAAATCGCTTTCGGTATCATTATCGCAGTTTTTATTTTTGCCTTCGGCGCCGGAGGATTCAACGGCAACACCGATCCGGTTATCGCTTACGTTAACGAACAGCCAATTCCCACTCAGGAGTTCATGCAGTCTTATCGCGAAAATGCGGAAGCACTGCGGGCCCAGAATCCCAATCTCGATTCCGATCAGCTCCAGTCACCTGAATTCAAGAAATTTGTCCTGGAACAGATGATCAGCCAGAGACTTCTCGACGCTGAAGCCAAACAGCTCGGTCTTTCTGTTTCCAATTCCGAGCTTTCATACAACATCAGCCGTATCCCTGCTTTCAGTGATAAGGACGGCAACTTCGACATGAACCTGTATCAGGCATTTCTGAAAAGCAGGTCCATGTCCGCTGCAAGCTTTGAAAACAGCATGCGCAACAGCGCTATGATCACCAAGCTTCAGGAATATGTGACTTTGCCTGTCAAACCGACTGAAGCCGATGCCCGCTCTCTTTTCGATGCGGCATCTGAAAAAGTGCAGATCGACTACTACTATGTTCCCGGTGCTGACTTCCTCAAAAGCATTAATATCACTGATAAACAGATTGAAGATTACTATACCGCAAATCCTGATAAATTTGCTATTCCAGCGCGTTCTGTGGTTAAATACATAGCTTTCACCCCGGAAGAACTCTCCATCAACGAGACAGTTTCTCCCGAAGAAGTCACTGCTTATTACGAAGCCCATAAGGACTCTTTTCTGCAGGACAATCAGGTCAAAGCCAGCCACATCCTGATTACTGTTGCTGAAGACGCACCGCAAAAAGATGTGGATGCAGCAGAAAAGAAAATCAAAAAAATTCTCGCGAAAGCAAAATCCGGTCAGGATTTTGCTAAACTTGCACAGAGATACTCCGAAGGCCCCAGCAAAACCAAAGGCGGCGAACTGGGCTGGTTCGGTAAAGGCGCAATGGTGAAACCTTTTGAAGATGCCGCTTTTGCTCTCAAAAAAGGCGAGATCAGTGACCCTGTACGGACACGCTTCGGGTGGCACCTGATCAAATTGGATGACATCCGCGAAGCCGGTCAGAAAGATCTGGATCAGGTTAAGAATGAGATCACAAGCATTATTGCTCAGGAAAAAGCCGCAGACTCCATCACAGACAAACTGGACCATGCTATTGACCTTCTCGCTTCCGGTTTGAAGCTGGACAAGGTTTCCGAGGAACTCGGAATCGCTTTCAAGACAAGTGAGAAGGCTACTGCACAAACTTTGGCAAACGCTTTCGGTATGACTGAAAGTGCCGCTCAAACTATCATCGCCCTGCCTGAAGGCAATTCCACAGATATGCCTATCGCCATCGACAGTGGCTACATCCTCGTGGAAAAAGAAAAAGATATTCCACCATCCCTGAAACCACTTAATGACGAAAAAGAAAATATAGCTGAAGTCCTTACCCAGCAGCATGCGCTACAGCAGGCTAAAAGCATGGCAAATGACTTAAAAGAGAAACTGCTCAACAAAGAAACCGAAGACAAGACCTTTAGCAGCATTAAAAAGAATCTCAAGACTTCCGCACCATTTGGCCGTGACGGCTTCGTTCCCAATCTGGGTATGAACCGCAAACTTGCTGATGCTGCATTTGCTGCTAAAAAAGACCAGTGGCTTCCAGAAGTGTATGAACTTCCCGGCGGTTACGTGGTTGCTCGTCTTGATGAGCGCATTCCTCCCAAAGAAGAAACCTGGGCTGCTCAGAAGTCCATGTTTATCAACGCCCTGTTCCAGCAGCGAGCTAACGAACTGTTTGGTGCTTTCCTCGCGGAACTGCGAGCAAAAGCTAAAATTGAATACGTTCGCAAGGACCTCCTGAACTAA
- a CDS encoding ABC transporter permease yields the protein MPQAESENKKLIPLNILGKGFTSLLSEIGAMFIFLMDGLFQVFSSLGIFNKTIKELYFIGVKSLTVISLIGLFTGMVVGLQTQYALSKFGSEGFLGAAVALSLVRELGPVLTAIMLTGRAGSSMTAEIGVMRISEQIDALELMDINPMSFLVSPKLLASIISFPILTALFDLIGILGGYLSGVSLMGGNGGVYFHRVQNSLGWEDISTGFSKSLVFAVLVCTVCCFQGYFTHYRKDGKGPEGVSQATTTAVVMSCVLVLVADYVMTSLLI from the coding sequence ATGCCACAAGCTGAATCAGAAAACAAAAAACTTATCCCGTTGAATATTCTGGGGAAAGGATTCACAAGTCTCCTTTCAGAAATCGGGGCCATGTTCATCTTCCTTATGGATGGACTGTTTCAGGTTTTCAGCTCGCTGGGAATTTTCAATAAAACGATCAAGGAGCTCTACTTTATCGGAGTGAAGTCGCTCACAGTCATTTCCCTGATTGGACTTTTCACCGGAATGGTAGTCGGGCTGCAGACCCAGTATGCCCTATCCAAATTCGGCTCAGAAGGATTTCTGGGTGCTGCGGTTGCCCTGTCACTGGTCCGGGAACTCGGTCCGGTTCTGACAGCCATCATGCTCACCGGACGCGCCGGGTCCTCCATGACCGCCGAGATCGGGGTAATGCGTATCTCTGAGCAGATAGACGCACTGGAGCTGATGGATATCAACCCCATGAGCTTTCTGGTCAGCCCTAAACTGCTGGCTTCGATTATCTCATTCCCCATCCTGACCGCTCTTTTTGATCTGATCGGAATTTTAGGCGGATATTTGTCCGGAGTTTCCCTTATGGGTGGAAACGGCGGAGTTTATTTTCACCGTGTACAGAATTCCCTCGGCTGGGAAGATATATCCACCGGATTCAGTAAATCACTTGTCTTTGCTGTTCTGGTCTGCACTGTGTGCTGTTTTCAGGGGTATTTCACCCACTACCGTAAAGACGGCAAAGGTCCCGAAGGCGTAAGCCAGGCAACAACAACCGCAGTAGTGATGTCTTGCGTGCTGGTCCTTGTGGCCGACTATGTAATGACCTCTTTACTCATTTAG